The Candidatus Peregrinibacteria bacterium genome includes the window TCGGGATATACATTATCCTCAGAAGTTCGAAAAGACCTTTTAGATGCAATTGGACAAGCGGGTGGTCATCTTGTTGTAGAATCAGTCTATCGTGGCTCAAGTGCTCGGAGGGTGTCTGAAATTGATGGAGCATATCAGTCTGATGTTGCATTGATTCAAGAAGCAGTACAAGCCGGAGTTTCAATATTCTGGGATCACAGTGAATCGAAACGTGGTAACTTCCCGGGACGCGTTGGGGTATTAATGCATGCTCCTGCAAGAGGGCAAAATGTGCAGAATATTCAGAGTCAATTCAATATGATGGCAAGAACAGGAGGATTCTGGTTTCTCCCTGATACATTTAAGCCATATCAATCATTGTATCAACAAGGGCAACAAGGTGATTTACATAGAGAAGTTAAAAGTACTGTTATTAATCGTATTGTTGCAGCAAATGAACAGAATAGAGCCGCAATAGAACCAGAGAGTCCTCTTGGACAATATATGAAAAAATTACAGGGATTTTTATTACTTATCCCTGTAAAAGACGAAGGATCTGCTGAGAAATTGCTTCAAAGACCAGAAGTGGGAGTGGGAACAATCCCAGTAACTGGTGAACGAACTGGTGGTCCTGCTATTCGGATTAATGCTACTGGGAATGGACGTCAACCCGAAGTTACGAGAGAAATGTGGAAGGCGATTGCAGAAGAATTTCAACCTCTTGCGGCATCCTGATTCGTGTCGATATCTAATTTATTCACACCGATCATGCGTCCACGCATGACACTGGCGAGAGGAATCGCCATAAACTTCTAAGGAAAGACATTCCAAGCTAATTTTCCACGAGCATGGGATTTTCGATAAGGCGCCCCACACTGAAGAATAAGATTATTCTTTCAATCTCATTATTGTTTTAATAATTAATCTAAGTTATTAACCACTTTTTTCATCCTCTTTAGTCCAGCTAACATTATGTCCTTTCTAGGACCGTAGCTGAATCTGACTAAATTCTCATACTGAGGTAATGCACGCCTTCTTGTCTCATCGTTAGTATCAACACAAAATGCAGAACCCGGCACCCACGGAATAACTTTTTCCCTCATAAACGCTCTTGCGATTTCCAATTGATCTCTATCACCTACTAAATCACTGATATCTCCCCACAAGTAGAATGTCCCTTTAGGCTCAGATGCAAGTTGAACACCAATGTTTTTTAAGTGTCCGGTCATTCTATTTCTTTTTTCTAGAAAATCATCGTGTCGTGATTTATGGGTTCGATCTCTTCGTGGCGAGTTTAACATTGGAATCGTGGCAACTTGTAAGGGATGATTTGCTCCACCATCAAGTCCACCTGCCACCGCATTTATTTTTCCTATGATTTTTTTTGACCCTAATACAGCAGCAATACGCCAACCAGCTGCCTGAAGACTCTTACTAATTCCAGATACTATAACTACCCTACTATCATCAATTCTCCCCAAATAATCAGCGGAAGATACTCTTGTCTTTTCCTCATCGTACACATACTCATCGTAGAATTCATCAATTATGGGATATGCACCTGTTTCTTCAGATAGTTCAACCCACTTTTGCAACTCCTCACCAGCAATAACAGATCCTGTAGGATTGCAAGGATTGCTGAGCAAGAGAACTTCAAGTCCAAGTTCCCTGATTTTTTTTCTTAATTCAGCAACATCAATATGATAACCTGACTGCCTATCGAGTGGGATTGCAACAGGATCAATGCCATTTACTACTTTTAATGGCGTTAAATACCCCGCATAATCAGGATGAAAATGACCAACTCTAACGTTCCTCCCTCTGCCTAGACCTTCCATTCCGAATGCAGCTAAAGCAGCATGTATAGCAGGTCTTCCGCCTGGCCTAATAGTAACATTTTCCACACGAAAAGCGTCCTGCCCATTTTCAGAGCGATGCAATCTGTTATAAAACATTGCATATTCTTCTCTAAGGGCTGTTATCCCTGCAACTGGTCCATAATCATCAACCCCCTTCCCCTTTTTTATTCGTCTCTCTTCAACACTTGCATCTGGATCATTTTCGTCTGGATAAAACATATTTGAAGCCGCCTCTCCTCTACTGAAATTAATCCATCCATTTCCGGTCTTATTTGAATCTTCTTCCCTGAAGCCATCTTTCCTCGCTTCTTCTATCAAAGCTAGTACTCCCATAGGAGGACTTTCTTTCGCAAATAAATCTGCTATTCTCGTTTCTGATTCTGCCATAGAAAAATCAATAAAATTTCTAAATAAATTTAGACTACGTATGTCAAAAATCCTCTTCTCATCAGGGAAAATATCAACTGCCGTATATTCCAAGACTTTTGCCACATTGTCAATATTTACAACAATTACCTGATAACAAGTAATCATTGACACTTACGAGCATCTTATCTTTGGAACGCCTTTTCCCCTGTGCTCGTCTTTTGGATTTCAACGCTGATTCTCTGTTTGAAATTCACGAAACATCGAGCAAGTGACCATGTACTCTTTCTTTCTGTATTCCAAATGTGACAGCACCGGGATTTGAGTATTCAGAAAAATTACCGGGATTCCCGGGAGTTTGACATTTTTTACCAATTCCCGGTATAATTTCCACATGAGAATACATATTCCGAATAGCGTATGGCTTGGCAATATTGATCCCTTTTTAAAGGGATTTGATCCGAAAGATCGAAAAAACTTATACATTACATTTCAGTAGTGGGCGGTTAAATCTCTGGTAACTGAGCCTGTTCTAGGGAAACGTGATCGAGGTTTTGCAAACGATCTTCAGAAAACAGCTTAGCTAAGGGCATTTTATCAAATGGAGAAATACTTAAAATCTGTAGAATTTCG containing:
- a CDS encoding pyridoxal phosphate-dependent aminotransferase, with amino-acid sequence MITCYQVIVVNIDNVAKVLEYTAVDIFPDEKRIFDIRSLNLFRNFIDFSMAESETRIADLFAKESPPMGVLALIEEARKDGFREEDSNKTGNGWINFSRGEAASNMFYPDENDPDASVEERRIKKGKGVDDYGPVAGITALREEYAMFYNRLHRSENGQDAFRVENVTIRPGGRPAIHAALAAFGMEGLGRGRNVRVGHFHPDYAGYLTPLKVVNGIDPVAIPLDRQSGYHIDVAELRKKIRELGLEVLLLSNPCNPTGSVIAGEELQKWVELSEETGAYPIIDEFYDEYVYDEEKTRVSSADYLGRIDDSRVVIVSGISKSLQAAGWRIAAVLGSKKIIGKINAVAGGLDGGANHPLQVATIPMLNSPRRDRTHKSRHDDFLEKRNRMTGHLKNIGVQLASEPKGTFYLWGDISDLVGDRDQLEIARAFMREKVIPWVPGSAFCVDTNDETRRRALPQYENLVRFSYGPRKDIMLAGLKRMKKVVNNLD